The nucleotide sequence CCATTTAAACTTGACGATGTTCGTGAAGCAATTTCAGAAGTGGGTGTTGAAGGTTTAACGGTTTCAGAAGTAAGAGGCTTCGGTCGTCAAAAGGGGCACACGGAATTATATCGTGGTGCAGAATATCAAGTAGATTTCCTACCAAAAGTAAAATTAGAAATCGCAGTTAAATCTGAAGATGCTGAACGCGTGGTTGAAGCCATTTCTAAATCTGCTCACACCGGCAAAATTGGTGACGGTAAGATTTTTGTATATGACTTAGATCAAGTGGTACGTATCCGTACTGGCGAATTAGACGTAGCGGCACTTTAGGAGATTATAATGGAAGAGTTAACATCATTAACAACAACGGTAACTGAGCTACGTTTTGCTCTAGATACCTTTTACTTTTTAATATCGGGTGCACTAGTAATGTGGATGGCAGCCGGTTTTGCAATGTTAGAAGCGGGTTTAGTTCGCTCTAAAAACACAACAGAAATATTAACGAAGAATATCTGTTTGTATTCGATTGCTTGTGTAATGTTCTTACTTGTTGGTTATAACATTATGTATGTAGATAACGATGCTGGCGGTATTATCCCATCTATAGCTGGTTTAATTGGTACCCAAGCTGAAGGCGCAGATCATTCATTAGAATCTGATTTCTTCTTCCAGGTTGTATTTGTAGCAACG is from Thalassotalea crassostreae and encodes:
- a CDS encoding P-II family nitrogen regulator — its product is MKIINAIIKPFKLDDVREAISEVGVEGLTVSEVRGFGRQKGHTELYRGAEYQVDFLPKVKLEIAVKSEDAERVVEAISKSAHTGKIGDGKIFVYDLDQVVRIRTGELDVAAL